A part of Candidatus Aminicenantes bacterium genomic DNA contains:
- a CDS encoding C40 family peptidase, translating into MKAIKKKPETPAGRVWLLPLVVLACTLCSVRSTPEWEQRVLRRQIVELAASLVGIPYRFGGVDIDGFDCSGLVFYVFDCFGIRVPRNAREQGRMAGSVKLTHAASGDILVFKSAQTWHSAIYMGGGRFVHAPAAGGWVRFENLNGYWLSRLRKVKTLWPRAR; encoded by the coding sequence TTGAAAGCAATAAAAAAAAAACCGGAAACGCCGGCGGGCCGGGTCTGGCTGCTGCCGCTGGTCGTTCTCGCCTGCACGCTTTGTTCCGTGCGCAGTACTCCGGAGTGGGAACAACGGGTGCTGCGCCGCCAGATCGTCGAGCTGGCCGCGAGCCTGGTCGGCATCCCGTACCGCTTCGGCGGCGTCGATATCGACGGTTTCGACTGCAGCGGGCTGGTGTTTTATGTTTTTGATTGTTTCGGCATCCGGGTGCCGCGCAACGCCCGGGAGCAGGGCCGGATGGCCGGGAGCGTGAAGTTGACGCATGCCGCTTCAGGCGACATCCTGGTCTTCAAATCGGCGCAAACATGGCATTCGGCCATCTACATGGGCGGCGGCCGCTTCGTCCACGCCCCCGCCGCCGGGGGCTGGGTCCGCTTCGAGAATTTGAATGGCTACTGGCTGTCGCGCTTGCGCAAGGTGAAAACCCTGTGGCCGCGCGCCCGCTGA